Within Eremothecium cymbalariae DBVPG#7215 chromosome 3, complete sequence, the genomic segment CAACCCATTTGCACTTGATTGATTCATCCTAATACGATGCGATACACTGTATTCTGCTCCCATCAGGTTCCCACCGGTGCCGCTATTAGCGTTCCGAGTTCCTGTTTTTGGTTGGGATTTTTCACGTGgacaatttttttgatagcCGCCTTCCTGATCACGTGGTTGAAAATTGCCGTCGATGAGCTGATTTTGACGAGCTTGCTGTTACTCACAGCCCCTGCCCGCCGCCTTAGGCAGGTACCCGTAAGTTTAGCACTTGCGGAGGCAGTGCTAAAGCGGTATTTTTGGGTGGTCTAAGGTGGTTTTTGGCCCTGGCCCTGGCCATGTGCTGCTGTTGGGAGGACGAAAAGGCCTTTCTTTTTCCGATGAGGTTCTACTTCTCGTTTGTGAGTGTGGTGGGAGGGCTGAATTAATAATGGTAGCGTTCCTTCAAAGTTACAAGAATTGTTGGAAGGAAAACGCAGGTTTTGGAAACGGATGGCGACAGATTCGGGGGTGAATTTGAgattttcttcatttttacTTTCATTCTTTTGACACAGACCTTCGATACTAACTGATGTACTATAGTTTTTTTGGGTACTATATTCATTGGGAAGAGcttcattatatataacagAAACGGTAGAGCTTTTTTTTCACCACTAGTATATTAATAGTATTATCCGCTTGAATTAAGACGAGAGACGCCGTGGATTTTAATTCTTAGATCAGTGTGAAAGAGGAAAAATTATAACAAGAGAGATTTCTTTTCAAGGATAGATATGAATTCGACGACGAGGCCAGTGACGCTGTCCCATGGGGCGATTGAACACTGTCTTTCGGTTCCTACAAAATTGTATTTAACGGTTACCCAGCTTCAGTCATCATTTTCGAAGCATTTAGCGCCGGTGACCGAGAGCTATGCAACAGATGAAGAGCCATCTTCACCCGCGGAGTTGTTAGCAAAGTTTCTTGGGTATGTAGTGAGTCAGCTTGATCCGCAATCTGTTTCTGATTACGATGATGTGTTGGAGATTGCATTGGGGGAGTTTGAGTCGAGTTATATGTATGGTGAGGAGGTTCATACGTTAGCTGCAAGGTTGTTGCTGAGTGAGACACATCCAACGACATTGCTGAAGGTCAAGGAATTGGTGCAACATTACTTTGAAGCTCGGCACTTTTTCAAAGGAGGGTTCCCCAAATCACAGTCTGCGCTATTTAAGAGTGCGGCAGCGAAGGAAGCGCAGCTGGTTGCGATATTTGGGGGGCAAGGCAATACAGACaattattttgaagaattgcGCGAATTGTATCAGACCTACCGTTACTTGGTTGAAGATGTTATTGAAGCAGCAGCCGATCAGTTGGCCGAGTTGGTCAGAACCACAGAGGGTGCCAGCAAGGTATATACACAGGGCTTTGACTTCAGGCAGTGGTTGAACCATCCAGAGCGTACACCGGTTAACTACTATATGCTGTCAATTCCCATCTCGTGTCCTTTAATTGGTGTAATTCAGTTGGCACATTATGCAGTGACAGCCAGAGTTTTGGGTTTTACTCCTGGAGAATTGAGGTCTCATATGGTTGGTGCAACTGGTCACTCTCAGGGCTTTGTTACTGCCGCTGCTATTGCTGAAGCGGACTCTTGGGCTTCCTTTTTTAcatctttaaagaagaCTATTTCATTGTTATTCTTTATTGGTGTACGTTGTTACCAAGTATATCCTAATACTTCTTTATCACCATCTATTGCTGAGGATTCTATCGAGAATGGCGAGGGTAAGCCATCTCCGATGCTTtctatttcaaatttaaccaaagaagaagtaCAGGATTTTATCGACAAAACTAACGCACATTTACCTAAGGAAAAACATATTGTTATTTCCTTAGTTAATGGCGCCAGAAATTTAGTTGTTTCTGGGCCGCCAAGACCATTGTATGGTTTGAACTTGGCTTTAAGGAAAGCCAAGGCTCCATCCGGATTGGATCAATCCAGGATTCCACACAGTGAGAGAAAACTAAAGTTTACTAATAGATTCCTTCCAATTGCTTCCCCATTTCATTCACATTTGTTAGAACCTGCTGAAAAGCTAATTGAACAGGATTTACTTGACGCGAAGATAGAATTTAACCAAGCTGACTTGAAGCTACCAGTTTATGATACATTTAATGGAGAAGATTTGAGGACTTTTAAAGGTTCTGTGGCTTGTAGAATTGCTCACTGTATTACTAAACTTCCTGTTAACTGGGAGGTAGCCACAAAATTCTCTGCTACTCATCTCTTAGATTTTGGTCCTGGTGGGTCCTCAGGCCTAGGTGTGTTAACACATCGCAATAAAGAGGGATCCGGAGTACGTGTAATCATTGCTGGTTCTTTAGacaataatattgatgaggatTATGGTTTCAAACAGGAAATTTTTGATCTCAATCCTAACAACTTGAAATTTGGTCCAAATTGGTTGAAAGAGTTCCACCCCAAACTGGTGAAGACCAAAGCCGGTAAGATTTATGTTGAAACAAAATTCTCAAAGTTGCTGGGTAAGGCACCATTATTTGTTCCAGGTATGACACCTACTACAGTTTCGTCAGACTTTGTCGCTTCAGTTCTTAATGCAGGTTACCATGTTGAATTAGCGGGTGGGGGCTATTTCTCACCTGATCATATGACAAAAGCTATCGATGACGTAATTTCAAAAGTTAAAAAGGGTACCAGTCTTGGTATTAATCTGATCTATGTTAATCCAAGAATGCTGCAATGGGGTATCCCCATGTTGAGGGATCTAAGAGCAAAAGGTTATCCAATCCAATCGTTGACTATTGGTGCAGGTGTTCCATCCTTGGATGTTGCTACTGAATATATCGAGACTTTGGGCCTTACTCACCTAGGTTTAAAACCAGGTTCAATTGATGCCATATCTCAATGTATCACTATTGCCAAAGCCCACCCGACATTCCCAATTGTGGTTCAGTGGACTGGTGGCAGAGGTGGTGGTCACCATtcctttgaaaactttCATGCACCAATCTTACAGATGTATTGTAAGTTAAGGAAATGTTCAAATATTGTTTTGATTGCAGGTTCTGGCTTCGGTTCTGCTGAAGATACTTATCCTTACTTGACTGGTGAGTGGTCTACAATGTTTAACTACCCATGTATGCCATTCGATGGTTTCCTCTTTGGGTCCAGAATCATGGCAGCTAAAGAAGCTAAGACTTCTTTAGCTGCAAAGAAAGCAATTGTTTCATGTCCTGGTGTTCCAGATGAACAATGGGAGCAAACCTACAAGAAACCTGCAGGCGGTATTATTACTGTTCGCTCTGAAATGGGTGAACCAATTCATAAGATTGCAACTCGTGGTGTTTTGTTCTGGAAAGAAATGGATGAAACAATTTTCAACTTGCCAAAGAATAAGCTACAAGCTGCTTTGGATTCCAAGAAAGATTACATTACTGCGAAATTGAATGCTGATTATCAGAAACCATGGTTTGCAACTGTGAACGGTAAAGTGTGTGATTTAGGCGATATGACATATGAACAAGTGGCTAGAAGGTTGGTAgaattattatatattaaatctACTGGTGAATGGATCGACCTTACATTAAGGAATTTTACAGTTGACTTTTTACGCAGGATTGAGGAACGCTTCACCAAAGCGAAGACTGCTTCTGTTATTCAGTCTTACAGCATGTTGAAAAACCCCGAAACAGTTTTGAATGCAATTTTCACTTCCTTCCCGGCTGCTAAGGATCAACTACTTAATGCGCAGGATGTGGCATACTTTTTAGAATGTGCCCAAAGACCTACCCAGAAACCAGTTCCATTTGTTCCAGTTTTGGATGAAAGGtttgaattctttttcaagaagGATTCTCTATGGCAATCTGAAAACCTAGAAGCCGTtgtggatgaagatgttaaCAGAACTTGTATCCTTCACGGACCTGTCGCAGCACAGTTTACTAAGGTAGTTAACGAACCCATTCAATCTATAATGGATGGCATTCATAATGGCCACATTTCTAAATTGTTAGAGGATTATTACGATAATGATGAATCTAAAGTTCCTGTCGTTGAATATTTCGGTGGTGAAAACCCAGAGGCTCTGGACTATGAATGTACGAAAACGGAAAAATTCGTTGAATATCGCGCTTCTGCATCTACTGATCCTGTTACTTGGTTCAAGGTTTTGGGTGGTTCTCACAGAAATTGGAGATTTGCATTTTTCACCGTTCCAAGAGTTGTTCAGAACTCCATGTATGATTCAAACGCAGCTCATAAAATCTTTAAGCCTTGTGACAAAATGGTTGTGCGTATTTATAACTCAGAAAACTCTAAGAAGACTGAAATTGTCTTGTTAGAACCTGTACAAGGAGAATTGAAGGCTACTGCACGGTTATCTTTGGCTTCTGAAAATTTGATACAATTAGACCTAATTGAAAATAGAACTTTAGATGGAACTCCCATTTCACTGCCTATGTTTTATGATTACAACACTGAGGATGGCTTCGCTCCTATCTCGGAAGTTATGGAAGGCCGTAACCAACGAATCAAACAATTATATTGGAAATTATGGCTGGATGAACCCTTTAACTTGGACTTTGATCCAAGAGAAGTGCTCGAAACAGGAGAGTTCAGAATTACTTCTAACGCTATTGCTGAATTTACTCATGCTATAGGAAACAATTGTGAGGATTTCGTGAGCAGACCAGGTAAAGTCTTGCTTGCACCAATGGATTTTGCTATAGTTATTGGATGGAGAGTTTTGGTGAAGGCTATCTTCCCTAACAGCATTGACGGTGATCTATTGAAGTTAGTTCATTTGTCTAATTCTTACAGGATGGTTCCTGGGGCCAAGTCATTCCAGGAAAATGACCTTGTTACATCTTCCGCTGTCATTCAGTCTGTTATTAATCAACCTAATGGTAAGGTTGTTTCCGTGCTAGGTACCTTGAAGAGAGACGGTAAACCTGTACTTGAGGTGACATCTTCTTTCTTGTACCGAGGCAATTACTTCGACTACGaaaatacttttcaaagaatatCAGAACAGGCTTACATTATTAATGTGAACTCTCCGAAAGATTTTGCTGTCTTAAAATCTAAGGAGTGGTTCCATTTGGATGACGAAGAGCTTGATTTGTTGGGTAAAACGCTAACCTTTGAAACAGAAACTTACGTGACTTTTAAGAACCAAAATATATTCTCCTCGTTGAAATGTGAGGGGAGAGTACTTATGGAACTATCTACTAGAGAAAATGTTCCAATTGGTGTTGTTAACTATGAAGCTGGCGAGTCCCATGGCAATCCTGTTATTGACTACTTAATTAGAAATGGATCTACTTTAGAACATAAGGTTAATCTTGAAAACCCTATTCCAATTGCCGAAGTCAAGACTCAAGCACCAGGTACTAACGAGCCATATGCAAGAGTTTCCGGCGATCTTAACCCTATTCACGTTTCACGTCACTTTTCCAACTATGCTAACTTACCAGGTACTATTACCCATGGTATGTATACATCTGCTTCTGTTCGTGCATTAGTTGAAACTTGGGCTGCAGAAAATGTTTCCTCCAGAGTTATTGCTTTCAGTTCTGAATTTGTTGGAATGGTTCTTCCAAATACTCAGctgaaaacaaaaattgaacaTGTTGGTATGATTAATGGTCgtaaattaataaaattcGAGACTAAGAATGATTCGGACGAGATTGTTTTGATTGGTGAGGCCGAAGTTCAACAACCGGTCTCAACGTTTGTTTTTACAGGCCAGGGATCTCAAGAACAAGGTATGGGCATGGACCTATACGAGAAGTCTGCCGTTGCAAGGAAGATTTGGGATAGAGCAGATAAACATTTTAAGAGCACGTATGGTTTTTCTATACTAAACATTGTGAGAAATAATCCAAAGGAATTGATTATCTATTTTGGCGGTGAGAAAGGTAGAGCTATTAAGGAAAATTACACTTCTATGATTTTTGAAACTGTTGTTGATGGTAAAGttaaaactgaaaaaatattcaagtCAATTACTGAAGAGACTACATCTTATAAGTTTGTTTCAGATTCTGGCTTGTTATCTGCTACGCAGTTTACTCAGCCTGCACTAACTTTGATGGAAAAGGCATCTTTTGAAGACCTGAAATCCAAGGGGTTGATACCAGCGGAAGCAACATTTGCAGGCCACTCACTAGGTGAATACGCAGCACTTGCTTCCATGGCTGGAGTTATGTCTATCGAATCTCTTGTTGAAGTAGTCTTTTACAGAGGTATGACAATGCAAGTTGCGGTTCCTAGAGATGAATTAGGCAGGTCTAACTATGGAATGATAGCCCTAAATCCTAGTAGGGTATCTTCTACGTTTACTCAAGATGCTTTGTCGTTTGTTGTTGAACGTGTTGGTAAGTTTACTGGATGGTTGGTCGAAATTGTTAACTATAATGTTGAAAATCAACAATACGTTGCTGCTGGTGACTTAAGAGCTTTGGATACCTTGGGCAACGTGCTCAACTTCCTCAagcttcaaaatattgacaTTGTTCAGTTGCAAAAATCCATGAGTTTGGAGGAGGTTGAGTCACAGTTAAATGAGATCGTTGGTGAAGTCAGCAAAAAGTCATCGGCTAAGCAGCAACCAATCGAGCTGGAAAGAGGCTTCGCTTCTATTCCATTGCGTGGTATTTCAGTTCCTTTCCACTCTTCTTACTTGAGAAGCGGTGTAAAAccattcaaaaatttcttaAT encodes:
- the FAS1 gene encoding tetrafunctional fatty acid synthase subunit FAS1 (similar to Ashbya gossypii AER085C) produces the protein MNSTTRPVTLSHGAIEHCLSVPTKLYLTVTQLQSSFSKHLAPVTESYATDEEPSSPAELLAKFLGYVVSQLDPQSVSDYDDVLEIALGEFESSYMYGEEVHTLAARLLLSETHPTTLLKVKELVQHYFEARHFFKGGFPKSQSALFKSAAAKEAQLVAIFGGQGNTDNYFEELRELYQTYRYLVEDVIEAAADQLAELVRTTEGASKVYTQGFDFRQWLNHPERTPVNYYMLSIPISCPLIGVIQLAHYAVTARVLGFTPGELRSHMVGATGHSQGFVTAAAIAEADSWASFFTSLKKTISLLFFIGVRCYQVYPNTSLSPSIAEDSIENGEGKPSPMLSISNLTKEEVQDFIDKTNAHLPKEKHIVISLVNGARNLVVSGPPRPLYGLNLALRKAKAPSGLDQSRIPHSERKLKFTNRFLPIASPFHSHLLEPAEKLIEQDLLDAKIEFNQADLKLPVYDTFNGEDLRTFKGSVACRIAHCITKLPVNWEVATKFSATHLLDFGPGGSSGLGVLTHRNKEGSGVRVIIAGSLDNNIDEDYGFKQEIFDLNPNNLKFGPNWLKEFHPKLVKTKAGKIYVETKFSKLLGKAPLFVPGMTPTTVSSDFVASVLNAGYHVELAGGGYFSPDHMTKAIDDVISKVKKGTSLGINLIYVNPRMLQWGIPMLRDLRAKGYPIQSLTIGAGVPSLDVATEYIETLGLTHLGLKPGSIDAISQCITIAKAHPTFPIVVQWTGGRGGGHHSFENFHAPILQMYCKLRKCSNIVLIAGSGFGSAEDTYPYLTGEWSTMFNYPCMPFDGFLFGSRIMAAKEAKTSLAAKKAIVSCPGVPDEQWEQTYKKPAGGIITVRSEMGEPIHKIATRGVLFWKEMDETIFNLPKNKLQAALDSKKDYITAKLNADYQKPWFATVNGKVCDLGDMTYEQVARRLVELLYIKSTGEWIDLTLRNFTVDFLRRIEERFTKAKTASVIQSYSMLKNPETVLNAIFTSFPAAKDQLLNAQDVAYFLECAQRPTQKPVPFVPVLDERFEFFFKKDSLWQSENLEAVVDEDVNRTCILHGPVAAQFTKVVNEPIQSIMDGIHNGHISKLLEDYYDNDESKVPVVEYFGGENPEALDYECTKTEKFVEYRASASTDPVTWFKVLGGSHRNWRFAFFTVPRVVQNSMYDSNAAHKIFKPCDKMVVRIYNSENSKKTEIVLLEPVQGELKATARLSLASENLIQLDLIENRTLDGTPISLPMFYDYNTEDGFAPISEVMEGRNQRIKQLYWKLWLDEPFNLDFDPREVLETGEFRITSNAIAEFTHAIGNNCEDFVSRPGKVLLAPMDFAIVIGWRVLVKAIFPNSIDGDLLKLVHLSNSYRMVPGAKSFQENDLVTSSAVIQSVINQPNGKVVSVLGTLKRDGKPVLEVTSSFLYRGNYFDYENTFQRISEQAYIINVNSPKDFAVLKSKEWFHLDDEELDLLGKTLTFETETYVTFKNQNIFSSLKCEGRVLMELSTRENVPIGVVNYEAGESHGNPVIDYLIRNGSTLEHKVNLENPIPIAEVKTQAPGTNEPYARVSGDLNPIHVSRHFSNYANLPGTITHGMYTSASVRALVETWAAENVSSRVIAFSSEFVGMVLPNTQLKTKIEHVGMINGRKLIKFETKNDSDEIVLIGEAEVQQPVSTFVFTGQGSQEQGMGMDLYEKSAVARKIWDRADKHFKSTYGFSILNIVRNNPKELIIYFGGEKGRAIKENYTSMIFETVVDGKVKTEKIFKSITEETTSYKFVSDSGLLSATQFTQPALTLMEKASFEDLKSKGLIPAEATFAGHSLGEYAALASMAGVMSIESLVEVVFYRGMTMQVAVPRDELGRSNYGMIALNPSRVSSTFTQDALSFVVERVGKFTGWLVEIVNYNVENQQYVAAGDLRALDTLGNVLNFLKLQNIDIVQLQKSMSLEEVESQLNEIVGEVSKKSSAKQQPIELERGFASIPLRGISVPFHSSYLRSGVKPFKNFLIKNVIKENVKVDRLVGKYIPNLTAKPFELTKEYFEDVYNLTGSEKIKDILDNWDSYQS